In Sphingomonas sp. G-3-2-10, a single window of DNA contains:
- a CDS encoding TonB-dependent receptor, translating to MTNFKILLFAGAAMLPAIPAFAQAEEKDDIVVLGAGVEQASDESGRAITTIDRAELETRQTTVVSDLLATLPGVGVTRNGGIGTISTVRIRGAEGEQTLVLIDGVRVNDPSSPGGAFDFANLLAGPVDRVEVLRGPNSVAWGSQAVGGVVNIVTAQTREGFGARANAEYGSLNQISLNGGISGGNETFEAAITGGYFDTDGISAAANGIEADGYRQYGATGKLKINFAPGFAFDVRGYFSDSRADLDGFPAPNYTLADTPEYSTSKEVYGYAGLTADLLDGRFHNSLNVTIADIDRDNYDPTFGSAPSFFGRGNSERYAYQGDFRVIDQVRLVFGAEQEDSSFTDGGPKYEQGITSFYGEAIVSPIEQVTLTAGLRNDDHSGFGSHTSFGASAAVRPFEGTVLRASYGEGFKAPTLYQRFSFYGTSGLQPETAKSYEFGAQQTLGPVTIGATWFHRDTVNQIDFDLGTFTYQNIAKTRGEGIELELMAKPVAGLTLRGAFTHLDAENRSPGANLGKDLARRPKDSGSFSADYKFDFGLSLGGTVLVVGESFDNLANTVRLDGYALVGLRAEFPVTDQVVLYGRVDNVFDETYQTVAGYGTYGRTAYAGVRLKLD from the coding sequence ATGACCAACTTCAAGATCCTGCTGTTCGCCGGCGCGGCGATGCTGCCCGCCATTCCCGCATTCGCTCAGGCCGAAGAGAAGGACGACATCGTCGTGCTCGGCGCCGGTGTCGAGCAGGCCAGCGACGAGAGCGGCCGTGCGATCACCACGATCGACCGCGCTGAGCTGGAGACGCGCCAGACGACGGTCGTCTCCGATCTGCTGGCGACTCTCCCCGGCGTGGGCGTGACTCGCAACGGCGGCATCGGCACCATCTCGACGGTTCGTATCCGCGGCGCGGAAGGCGAGCAGACGCTCGTCCTCATCGATGGCGTGCGCGTCAACGATCCCTCCTCGCCCGGCGGTGCGTTCGATTTCGCCAACCTGCTGGCCGGTCCGGTCGATCGCGTCGAAGTGCTGCGCGGCCCGAATTCGGTCGCATGGGGCAGCCAAGCGGTCGGCGGCGTCGTCAACATCGTTACTGCGCAGACCCGCGAAGGCTTCGGCGCTCGCGCCAATGCCGAATATGGCTCGCTGAACCAGATCTCGCTGAACGGCGGTATCTCGGGCGGCAACGAGACGTTCGAAGCGGCGATCACCGGCGGCTATTTCGACACAGACGGCATCTCGGCCGCTGCCAACGGCATCGAGGCCGACGGCTATCGCCAATATGGCGCGACCGGCAAGCTGAAGATCAACTTCGCGCCAGGTTTCGCGTTCGACGTCCGCGGCTATTTCTCGGACAGCCGTGCCGACCTCGATGGCTTCCCGGCGCCGAACTACACGCTGGCCGACACGCCCGAATATTCGACCAGCAAGGAAGTCTATGGCTATGCCGGCCTGACCGCCGATCTGCTCGACGGACGCTTCCACAACAGCCTGAACGTCACAATCGCCGATATCGATCGCGACAATTACGATCCGACCTTCGGCAGCGCACCGTCCTTCTTCGGACGCGGTAATAGCGAGCGCTATGCCTATCAGGGCGATTTCCGTGTGATCGATCAGGTCCGCCTCGTGTTCGGCGCGGAACAGGAAGACAGCAGCTTTACCGATGGCGGCCCGAAGTACGAGCAGGGCATCACCAGCTTCTATGGCGAAGCGATCGTTTCCCCGATCGAGCAGGTCACGCTGACCGCCGGCCTGCGCAACGACGATCATTCGGGCTTTGGCAGCCACACCAGCTTCGGCGCCAGCGCCGCGGTTCGCCCGTTCGAAGGCACGGTGCTGCGCGCAAGCTATGGCGAAGGCTTCAAGGCGCCGACGCTGTACCAGCGCTTCAGCTTCTACGGCACGTCGGGCCTTCAGCCCGAAACCGCGAAGAGCTATGAATTCGGCGCGCAGCAGACGCTGGGTCCGGTGACGATCGGCGCGACCTGGTTCCACCGCGATACAGTGAACCAGATCGATTTCGATCTGGGCACCTTCACCTATCAGAACATCGCGAAGACTCGCGGCGAGGGCATCGAACTCGAACTGATGGCGAAGCCGGTCGCCGGCCTCACTCTGCGCGGCGCATTCACGCATCTCGATGCGGAAAACCGCTCGCCGGGCGCGAACCTCGGCAAGGACCTTGCCCGCCGCCCGAAGGATTCGGGCAGCTTCTCGGCCGACTACAAGTTCGATTTCGGGCTCAGCCTGGGCGGCACCGTGCTGGTCGTGGGCGAGAGTTTCGACAATCTGGCGAATACCGTTCGTCTCGACGGCTATGCCCTGGTCGGCCTGCGTGCGGAATTTCCGGTTACCGATCAGGTCGTGCTTTATGGCCGCGTGGATAACGTCTTCGACGAAACGTATCAGACGGTCGCCGGTTACGGCACCTATGGGCGCACGGCCTATGCCGGCGTACGGCTGAAGCTCGACTGA
- a CDS encoding enoyl-CoA hydratase/isomerase family protein, which translates to MATRANESMHRPPDHLEAEAFSPLGDHAFVLLDLSRPSAASDAATLSVSTQAIVAGIDFAGTLPPVDAGHFDVLLTASTGAPAPWVPVPQSRLEQRIEAMRAIATAAPIASASLIRVLRTTGALPIGDALVIESFAYSTLLGGGEFRAWLSARPADGRKAPDTGEPFLQIAREDRRVTITLSRPSTRNPICAGMRDALFEALAAALDDPSQPDLQLRGAGACFSTGGDLAEFGTASDLALAHAIRTARSNARLIAELGSRAEAVLHGACIGSGIEIPAAAARRIARPDAFFQLPELRMGLIPGAGGTATIPRAIGRHRAAYLCLSARRIDAATALDWGLVHAIRDGA; encoded by the coding sequence GTGGCGACGCGTGCGAACGAATCCATGCACCGGCCACCCGATCACCTCGAGGCCGAAGCCTTCTCGCCGCTGGGCGATCACGCCTTCGTGCTGCTCGACCTGTCCCGCCCCTCGGCCGCAAGCGACGCCGCGACCCTTTCGGTCAGCACGCAGGCCATCGTCGCAGGGATCGATTTCGCTGGAACCTTGCCACCGGTCGATGCCGGTCATTTCGATGTCCTGCTGACAGCCTCGACCGGCGCGCCCGCGCCGTGGGTTCCGGTTCCGCAATCACGCCTTGAGCAGCGGATCGAAGCCATGCGTGCGATCGCAACCGCCGCGCCGATCGCCTCAGCCAGCCTGATCCGCGTCCTGCGAACCACCGGCGCGCTTCCGATCGGCGATGCGCTCGTGATCGAATCCTTCGCTTATTCCACGCTGCTGGGCGGCGGCGAGTTCCGCGCCTGGCTGAGCGCGCGACCAGCCGACGGCCGGAAGGCACCCGATACCGGAGAGCCCTTCCTCCAGATCGCGCGCGAGGATCGGCGCGTGACGATCACGCTGTCCCGGCCGTCCACGCGCAACCCCATCTGCGCCGGCATGCGCGACGCGCTGTTCGAGGCGCTGGCTGCAGCCCTTGACGATCCGAGCCAACCCGATCTGCAACTGCGGGGCGCTGGCGCCTGTTTCTCGACGGGCGGCGATCTGGCCGAGTTCGGCACCGCCAGCGACCTTGCCCTTGCGCACGCCATCCGCACCGCCCGGTCGAACGCGCGGCTGATCGCCGAGCTCGGCTCGCGCGCCGAAGCGGTGCTCCACGGCGCCTGTATCGGCTCGGGGATCGAAATCCCGGCGGCGGCCGCGCGCCGCATCGCCCGGCCCGACGCCTTCTTCCAGTTGCCCGAACTGAGAATGGGGTTGATCCCCGGCGCGGGCGGCACCGCGACGATTCCCCGCGCCATCGGGCGGCACCGCGCCGCCTATCTCTGCCTGTCCGCGCGGCGGATCGATGCGGCGACCGCGCTCGACTGGGGCTTGGTACACGCGATCCGGGACGGCGCATGA
- a CDS encoding CoA transferase, translated as MSIVTHAALAFGEQIAALTSDQLRIDPLPLLDRSADLALAQPGRISANGHCRLIRTANGWIAANLPREDDLASVPAWIGCDPGEEPWPAIERLAAGLPSEALVDQAILLGLAVARLGETRAPSPDPPIHLQAPAPGRSIRRARVIDLSSLWAGPLCGGLLAMGGAQVTKIESRTRPDPVRTATPLHDARLNGAKQRQSIDFANPAALAALRDEIVTADILVTSARPRALAALGLEPEALLAANPSLVWIAITGHGWSGDEAARIGFGDDAAVAGGLVDRDADGAPRFLGDAVADPLTGLAAAARCIDMLNQGEAGLVDAALARTAAGVWAAHG; from the coding sequence ATGAGCATCGTCACCCACGCCGCCCTCGCGTTTGGCGAGCAGATCGCCGCGCTCACGTCCGACCAACTCCGCATCGATCCCCTGCCCCTGCTCGATCGTTCCGCCGACCTCGCGCTCGCACAGCCCGGGCGCATCTCCGCCAATGGCCATTGCCGCCTGATCCGCACCGCGAACGGCTGGATCGCGGCGAACCTGCCCCGCGAGGACGATCTGGCGTCGGTCCCGGCCTGGATCGGCTGCGATCCCGGCGAGGAGCCGTGGCCAGCAATCGAACGCCTCGCCGCCGGACTCCCGTCCGAAGCGTTGGTCGATCAGGCGATCCTGCTCGGCCTCGCCGTCGCCCGGCTCGGCGAGACCCGCGCGCCATCGCCCGATCCCCCCATCCACCTGCAGGCCCCAGCACCCGGAAGGTCGATCCGCCGCGCCCGCGTGATCGACCTCTCCAGCCTCTGGGCCGGCCCCCTGTGCGGCGGACTTCTCGCGATGGGCGGCGCGCAGGTCACCAAGATCGAGAGCCGTACCCGCCCAGACCCGGTCCGCACCGCAACCCCGCTGCACGACGCCCGGCTGAACGGCGCCAAACAGCGGCAGTCGATCGACTTCGCCAATCCCGCCGCACTTGCCGCATTGCGGGACGAGATCGTCACCGCCGACATCCTCGTCACCAGCGCCCGCCCCCGCGCCCTCGCCGCGCTGGGCCTCGAACCCGAAGCGCTGCTCGCGGCGAATCCGTCGCTCGTCTGGATCGCGATCACCGGCCACGGCTGGTCCGGAGACGAAGCGGCGCGGATCGGCTTCGGCGACGATGCCGCGGTGGCCGGCGGTCTGGTCGACCGGGACGCGGACGGCGCACCCCGCTTCCTTGGCGACGCCGTGGCGGATCCGCTCACCGGCCTGGCCGCCGCCGCCCGGTGCATCGACATGCTGAATCAGGGCGAGGCCGGTCTTGTCGATGCCGCGCTGGCCCGCACCGCCGCCGGAGTCTGGGCCGCTCATGGCTGA
- a CDS encoding amidohydrolase family protein, with translation MADRDLLIRNVEIGGRPGLDLRVRNGRIAEIGARLAPCPNDFDGCGGALLPGLIDHHAHLLASAVQAASIRLEDAADGEAIARRIRDAARDQPGSTWLRATGYHERIAGPLTRAELDSILPHRPLRVQHQTGGLWMLNSAALALVATGETPDCVERGSDGRPTGRIFRGDAWLRAQIGSTPPDVTAIGRALARLGITGVTDASVSTDSVAAAHLANAVRNGALPVRLMLMSGGELEAPEDGAFAVGPVKILPDDHDLPPLDEMIATIAQARRWNRRVAVHCVTAGELAISLAAFGAAGSLPGDRIEHGSIIPAEAIPVLRDLGLTVVTQPGFVHERGDRYLADVPLSEQPDLYRCASLIAAGVPLAGSSDAPYAGWDPWAAVRAAATRRTRNGAQVTPAEAVTAQAALNLFLGAQSDPGAAPRALCMGAEADFCLLDCTIREALAEPDAGHVAATFLSGRITHSRAVSRQIKSPPGQ, from the coding sequence ATGGCTGACCGCGACCTGCTGATCCGCAACGTCGAGATTGGCGGACGTCCTGGCCTCGACCTGCGCGTGCGCAACGGCAGGATCGCGGAGATCGGCGCGCGGCTGGCACCCTGCCCGAACGATTTCGACGGCTGCGGCGGTGCGCTGCTGCCCGGACTGATCGACCATCACGCCCATCTTCTGGCCAGCGCGGTGCAAGCCGCCTCGATCCGGCTGGAAGACGCCGCCGATGGCGAAGCGATCGCGCGTCGTATCCGCGACGCCGCGCGGGACCAGCCTGGAAGCACATGGCTGCGCGCGACCGGCTATCATGAGCGCATCGCCGGGCCGCTCACCCGCGCCGAGCTCGATTCGATCCTCCCCCACCGTCCGCTTCGGGTACAGCACCAGACCGGCGGGCTGTGGATGCTCAACAGCGCTGCCCTCGCGCTGGTCGCGACCGGCGAAACGCCCGATTGCGTCGAGCGAGGCTCTGATGGCCGGCCCACCGGGCGCATCTTCCGCGGCGACGCCTGGCTCCGCGCGCAGATCGGATCGACCCCGCCGGACGTGACCGCGATCGGCCGGGCGCTCGCGCGCCTCGGCATCACCGGCGTCACCGACGCCAGCGTCTCCACCGACAGCGTCGCCGCGGCGCATCTGGCGAACGCGGTGCGAAACGGCGCGCTGCCGGTCCGGCTGATGCTGATGAGCGGCGGCGAACTCGAAGCGCCCGAAGACGGCGCCTTCGCGGTCGGCCCGGTGAAGATCCTGCCCGACGATCACGACCTTCCGCCGCTCGACGAGATGATCGCGACGATCGCGCAGGCACGGCGCTGGAACCGGCGCGTCGCGGTCCATTGCGTCACCGCCGGAGAACTCGCGATCAGCCTCGCCGCGTTCGGCGCCGCCGGTTCGCTCCCCGGCGACCGGATCGAACATGGCAGCATCATCCCGGCCGAAGCCATCCCGGTGCTGCGCGATCTGGGGCTGACGGTGGTGACCCAGCCCGGCTTCGTCCATGAGCGCGGCGACCGCTATCTTGCCGACGTGCCGCTCTCCGAACAGCCCGACCTGTACCGGTGCGCCAGCCTGATCGCGGCAGGCGTGCCGCTCGCGGGCAGCTCGGACGCACCCTATGCCGGCTGGGACCCGTGGGCCGCGGTTCGCGCCGCCGCCACGCGGCGCACCCGGAACGGCGCGCAGGTGACGCCCGCCGAAGCGGTGACGGCGCAAGCCGCGCTCAATCTGTTTCTTGGGGCCCAATCCGATCCGGGCGCCGCGCCCCGCGCGCTATGCATGGGCGCGGAAGCCGATTTTTGCCTGCTCGATTGCACGATCCGCGAAGCGCTGGCGGAGCCCGATGCCGGCCATGTCGCCGCGACCTTCCTGAGCGGCCGGATCACGCATAGCCGAGCCGTCTCACGGCAAATAAAAAGCCCGCCGGGTCAATGA
- a CDS encoding response regulator, translating to MYRILLAEDDKVMREYLTRALERSGYAVSAVDRGTAAIPLLETERFDLLLTDIVMPEMDGIELAQRAGDIAPDMRVMFITGFAAVTLKAGKQMPQARVLSKPFHLRDLVLEVDRLFETESVPSSSN from the coding sequence ATGTATCGAATTTTGCTGGCCGAGGACGACAAGGTGATGCGTGAGTATCTCACGCGCGCGCTGGAGCGTTCGGGCTATGCCGTGTCCGCGGTCGACCGGGGCACCGCGGCGATTCCGCTGCTCGAAACCGAGCGGTTCGACCTGCTGCTGACCGATATCGTGATGCCCGAGATGGACGGGATCGAGCTGGCGCAGCGCGCCGGCGACATCGCGCCGGACATGCGGGTGATGTTCATCACCGGATTCGCGGCAGTGACGCTGAAGGCCGGAAAACAGATGCCGCAGGCCCGCGTCCTCTCCAAGCCGTTCCACCTGCGCGACCTCGTGCTGGAGGTGGATCGCCTGTTCGAGACCGAGAGCGTTCCCAGCAGCAGCAATTAA
- a CDS encoding N-formylglutamate amidohydrolase yields MTAITPFHRHGPAEPVSPVVLSVPHAGRDYPLPLRAALRVPLTALRPLEDRYADAIALGAHECETLFVATRARAWIDLNRSENERDPKLDDGASMTTQPQSAKLRSGLGLIPRRAGHSGDIWKRRLSGEEVTERIVADHRPYHDAIGAALAAARAKFGVAVLLDIHSMPPLGVPARAPRVVLGDRFGRSASARLVGRLEGVARAHGVNCAANAPYSGGHILERHADPRRGIHAIQIEFDRSLYLDPQLDQPGPGLAMAIRMLRTMIDSVADEALPRAMAAE; encoded by the coding sequence GTGACGGCCATCACGCCCTTCCACCGCCACGGGCCCGCAGAACCGGTCAGCCCGGTGGTGCTTTCGGTGCCCCATGCCGGGCGGGACTATCCGCTGCCCCTTCGCGCCGCGCTGCGCGTTCCTCTGACCGCGCTGCGGCCGCTGGAGGATCGCTATGCCGATGCAATCGCGCTGGGCGCGCACGAATGCGAGACGCTGTTCGTCGCCACTCGCGCCCGAGCCTGGATCGACCTGAACCGCAGCGAGAATGAGCGCGACCCGAAGCTCGATGATGGCGCATCGATGACCACCCAGCCGCAATCGGCCAAGCTGCGCAGCGGGCTGGGCTTGATTCCCCGCCGCGCCGGTCATTCGGGCGATATCTGGAAAAGGCGGCTGTCCGGCGAGGAAGTGACCGAGCGGATCGTGGCCGATCATCGCCCCTATCATGACGCGATCGGCGCTGCGCTGGCCGCGGCGCGAGCGAAATTCGGCGTGGCCGTGCTGCTCGACATCCATTCGATGCCGCCGCTGGGCGTGCCGGCAAGGGCCCCGCGCGTCGTGCTGGGCGACCGATTCGGCCGATCGGCTTCCGCGCGCCTTGTCGGCCGGCTGGAGGGCGTGGCGCGGGCGCATGGCGTAAATTGCGCGGCCAACGCCCCGTATTCGGGCGGCCATATCCTCGAGCGTCATGCCGATCCGCGGCGCGGCATCCATGCGATCCAGATCGAGTTCGACCGGTCGCTCTACCTCGACCCCCAGCTCGATCAGCCCGGCCCCGGCCTCGCAATGGCGATCCGGATGTTGCGCACGATGATCGATTCGGTCGCCGACGAGGCACTCCCCCGCGCGATGGCCGCCGAATAG
- a CDS encoding SapC family protein gives MASAPQSQPLPLFYKDLVPLSSQVHADFRIRPATTAPFVVGSHAIPLTVEEFPLAQRFMPIVFSVGDEPLPLALFGLNEGVNVFFDDDGKIIDDNFYVPAYIRRYPYLLARLRPDSDELSLCFDPSTDTIGAFEEGEKLFDGDQPSELTKNILDFNRQFEEAGQRTAQFVKELKELDLLMDGEVSIQPDGAEQPFVYRGFQMVDESKLNELRGDQLRKIVQSGMLPLIYAHLFSLSQMREVFGRQVQQGKMPAPQLVTPV, from the coding sequence ATGGCCTCCGCGCCGCAGTCGCAGCCGCTTCCGCTGTTTTACAAGGACCTCGTGCCGCTCTCGAGCCAGGTCCATGCCGATTTCCGCATCCGTCCGGCAACCACGGCGCCCTTCGTCGTCGGCAGCCACGCGATCCCGCTGACCGTCGAGGAATTCCCCCTCGCGCAGCGCTTCATGCCGATCGTCTTCTCGGTCGGCGACGAGCCCCTGCCGCTGGCGCTGTTCGGCCTGAACGAAGGCGTGAACGTGTTCTTCGACGATGACGGCAAGATCATCGACGATAACTTCTACGTCCCGGCCTATATCCGCCGCTATCCGTACCTGCTGGCTCGCCTGCGTCCGGACAGCGACGAACTGTCGCTCTGCTTCGATCCGAGCACCGACACGATCGGCGCATTCGAAGAGGGCGAGAAGCTGTTCGACGGCGACCAGCCGAGCGAGCTGACCAAGAACATCCTCGATTTCAATCGCCAGTTCGAGGAAGCCGGCCAGCGCACCGCGCAGTTCGTCAAGGAGCTCAAGGAGCTCGACCTGCTGATGGACGGCGAAGTTTCGATCCAGCCCGACGGCGCAGAGCAGCCCTTCGTCTATCGCGGCTTCCAGATGGTCGACGAATCGAAGCTCAACGAGCTCCGCGGCGACCAGCTGCGCAAGATCGTGCAGAGCGGCATGCTGCCGCTGATCTACGCCCATCTCTTCTCGCTCTCGCAGATGCGCGAAGTGTTCGGCCGTCAGGTCCAGCAGGGCAAGATGCCGGCGCCGCAGCTGGTGACTCCCGTCTAA
- a CDS encoding FAD-binding oxidoreductase has product MTPAQQTLIDTVRQRFGPKAAITEPGDIAPWLNDWRGRYFGASPAILAPASRDEVSAILALANAAGIPVVPQGGNTSMVGGATPPGDGSALILSLRRMNRIRSLSPDENLAVAEAGVILADLHAAALEQGRRFPLTLGAKGSATVGGLVSTNAGGTQVLRFGTMRSLVAGVEAVLPDGSVHDGLAALKKDNRGYDINQLLIGAEGTLGVITAASLRLVPAIAARGVAWVGLASPYAALDLLRAIDNPAIESFEIVPGDSLALVLQHIPGTRAPLESEHRWHVLIEAVSTNPAGETPVALLEGLLAGALESGLAADAVVAASEAQAEAMWRIRDSLSEAERASGPAVQHDISVPVADMPRFMVEGAAEAERAFPGTHATAFGHLGDGNVHFHVRAAQGMDRDRFYAEQAPAITRLVHDMVVAAGGSISAEHGIGQMKRAELERLGPPARIAMLSAIKAALDPNAILNPGKLVLAPGRRAP; this is encoded by the coding sequence ATGACACCCGCCCAGCAGACCCTGATCGACACCGTCCGCCAGCGCTTCGGACCCAAGGCCGCAATCACCGAGCCGGGCGATATCGCGCCTTGGCTCAACGACTGGCGCGGCCGCTATTTCGGCGCCTCGCCCGCGATCCTCGCCCCGGCCTCGCGCGACGAAGTGTCGGCGATCCTCGCGCTGGCGAATGCGGCGGGCATTCCGGTCGTGCCGCAGGGGGGCAACACGTCGATGGTGGGCGGCGCGACGCCCCCGGGCGATGGTTCGGCGCTGATCCTGTCGCTGCGCCGGATGAACCGCATCCGCTCGCTCTCGCCGGACGAGAATCTCGCCGTGGCCGAGGCCGGAGTGATCCTTGCCGATCTCCACGCCGCGGCGCTGGAGCAGGGCCGCCGCTTCCCGCTGACGCTGGGTGCCAAGGGCAGTGCAACCGTCGGCGGGCTGGTGTCGACCAATGCCGGCGGCACACAGGTGCTGCGCTTCGGCACGATGCGCAGCCTGGTTGCGGGCGTCGAGGCCGTGCTGCCCGACGGATCGGTGCATGACGGCCTCGCCGCGCTGAAGAAGGACAATCGCGGCTACGACATCAATCAGCTGCTGATCGGCGCGGAGGGTACGCTTGGCGTGATCACCGCCGCCAGCCTGCGCCTCGTGCCCGCCATCGCCGCGCGCGGCGTGGCCTGGGTCGGGCTGGCCAGCCCCTATGCCGCGCTCGACCTGCTGCGCGCGATCGACAATCCGGCGATCGAGAGTTTCGAAATCGTCCCCGGCGATTCACTGGCGCTGGTGCTCCAGCATATCCCCGGTACCCGCGCCCCGCTGGAGAGCGAGCATCGCTGGCATGTGCTGATCGAAGCGGTATCGACCAATCCCGCCGGCGAAACGCCGGTCGCGCTGCTCGAGGGGCTGCTGGCCGGCGCGCTCGAATCGGGTCTCGCCGCCGATGCGGTGGTCGCCGCCAGCGAAGCCCAGGCCGAAGCAATGTGGCGCATCCGCGATTCGCTGTCCGAAGCCGAACGCGCCAGCGGCCCCGCGGTGCAGCACGACATTTCGGTGCCCGTCGCCGACATGCCCCGCTTCATGGTCGAAGGCGCCGCCGAGGCCGAGCGCGCCTTTCCCGGCACCCATGCGACGGCGTTCGGCCATCTGGGCGACGGCAATGTTCATTTCCACGTGCGCGCGGCGCAGGGCATGGACCGTGACCGTTTCTATGCCGAACAGGCCCCAGCGATCACCCGGCTGGTCCATGACATGGTGGTCGCGGCGGGCGGTTCGATTTCGGCGGAGCATGGCATCGGCCAGATGAAGCGTGCCGAACTGGAACGGCTGGGGCCCCCGGCGCGCATCGCCATGCTCTCGGCGATCAAGGCCGCGCTCGATCCGAACGCGATTCTCAACCCCGGAAAGCTCGTGCTTGCGCCGGGACGCCGCGCGCCATAG
- a CDS encoding DEAD/DEAH box helicase, translating to MSFADLGLSDELLSAVTGAGYTEPTPVQKQAIPSVLMGKDLIAIAQTGTGKTAAFVLPMIDILGEGRTRALMPRSLILEPTRELAAQVAENFEKYGVNHKLSMALLIGGVQMGDQVKALQSGVDVLIATPGRLMDLFQRGKILLTGCDLLVIDEADRMLDMGFIPDIEEICTKLPKQRQTLLFSATMPPVIKKLADKFLTNPKQIEVARPASTNVNITQWVVPVSGQKKRATLERLLEADDLNTAIIFANRKTTVRDLNKALQRSGFRSGEIHGDMEQPQRLAELDRFKKGDINILVASDVAARGLDIKGVSHVFNYDAPWHPDDYVHRIGRTGRAGAKGAAFTLVTPDDAENIDNIEKLTGHKIDRYDMGGAPAEAEAPREEKPKREDRKPAGRKKAEEKREKAPVREREAAPKREPAPRREEAKARPPRRDERDEGPDEGWNGPVPDFLNFTLSE from the coding sequence ATGAGCTTCGCCGATCTCGGCCTTTCCGACGAACTGTTGAGCGCCGTTACCGGCGCAGGGTACACCGAACCGACTCCGGTCCAGAAGCAGGCGATCCCCTCCGTCCTGATGGGCAAGGATCTGATCGCGATCGCGCAGACGGGCACGGGCAAGACGGCTGCGTTCGTCCTTCCGATGATCGACATTCTGGGCGAGGGGCGCACCCGCGCGCTGATGCCGCGTTCGCTGATCCTCGAACCGACGCGCGAGCTTGCCGCGCAGGTCGCCGAGAATTTCGAGAAGTACGGGGTCAATCACAAGCTCTCGATGGCGCTCCTCATCGGCGGCGTGCAGATGGGCGATCAGGTGAAGGCGCTGCAATCGGGCGTCGACGTGCTGATCGCGACGCCGGGCCGGCTGATGGATCTGTTCCAACGCGGCAAGATCCTGCTGACCGGCTGCGATCTGCTGGTGATCGACGAAGCCGACCGGATGCTCGACATGGGGTTCATCCCCGATATCGAGGAAATCTGCACCAAGCTGCCCAAGCAGCGTCAGACACTGTTGTTCTCGGCCACCATGCCGCCGGTCATCAAGAAGCTGGCCGACAAGTTCCTGACCAACCCGAAGCAGATCGAGGTGGCGCGGCCCGCGTCGACCAATGTCAACATCACCCAGTGGGTGGTGCCGGTGTCGGGGCAGAAGAAGCGCGCGACGCTGGAGCGGCTGCTGGAAGCGGACGACCTCAACACCGCGATCATCTTTGCCAACCGCAAGACCACGGTGCGCGACCTCAACAAGGCGCTGCAGCGTTCGGGCTTCCGCTCGGGCGAGATTCATGGCGACATGGAACAGCCCCAGCGCCTTGCCGAGCTCGACCGGTTCAAGAAGGGCGACATCAACATCCTGGTCGCGTCCGACGTCGCGGCGCGCGGGCTCGACATCAAGGGCGTGAGCCACGTCTTCAACTATGACGCGCCCTGGCACCCGGACGACTATGTCCACCGCATCGGCCGCACCGGCCGCGCGGGCGCGAAGGGCGCAGCTTTCACGCTGGTCACGCCCGACGATGCCGAGAATATCGATAATATCGAGAAGCTGACCGGTCATAAGATCGACCGCTACGACATGGGCGGCGCCCCGGCCGAAGCCGAAGCCCCGCGCGAGGAGAAACCGAAGCGCGAGGACCGCAAGCCGGCGGGCCGCAAAAAGGCCGAGGAAAAGCGCGAGAAGGCGCCCGTGCGCGAGCGCGAAGCAGCGCCGAAGCGCGAACCAGCGCCCCGGCGCGAGGAAGCCAAGGCACGTCCGCCGCGCCGCGACGAGCGGGACGAGGGTCCGGACGAGGGCTGGAACGGACCGGTGCCGGACTTCCTCAACTTCACCCTTTCGGAATAG
- a CDS encoding thioredoxin family protein has protein sequence MIRRRLFLGLPLLALLPAMTKPGEGAPQLKAKSPRQLPLPLPAPYDSTADARRDIAAATARARKRNKPLLIDFGANWCVDCRVLAGVFELPEMKPWLARNFELVQVDVGEFDKNLDIPKRYGLSRLAAVPALLVIDAKTGKLRNVGEEIALGDARIMKPQSIADWLARWTI, from the coding sequence ATGATCCGACGCCGGCTGTTTCTGGGGCTCCCGCTGCTGGCGCTGCTGCCCGCGATGACGAAGCCCGGCGAGGGCGCGCCGCAGCTCAAGGCGAAGTCGCCGCGCCAGCTCCCGCTCCCCCTGCCCGCCCCCTATGATTCGACGGCCGACGCCCGGCGCGACATCGCGGCGGCGACGGCCCGGGCGAGAAAGCGGAACAAGCCGCTGCTGATCGATTTCGGCGCCAACTGGTGCGTCGACTGCCGGGTGCTGGCGGGCGTGTTCGAGCTGCCCGAGATGAAGCCGTGGCTCGCGCGCAACTTCGAGCTGGTGCAGGTCGATGTCGGCGAGTTCGACAAGAATCTCGACATCCCGAAGCGATATGGCCTGTCGCGCCTTGCCGCCGTGCCCGCGCTGCTGGTGATCGACGCGAAGACCGGCAAGCTGCGCAATGTCGGCGAAGAGATCGCACTGGGCGACGCGCGGATCATGAAGCCGCAGAGCATCGCCGACTGGCTGGCCCGATGGACGATCTGA